One Desulforhopalus sp. DNA segment encodes these proteins:
- a CDS encoding YfiR family protein yields MVRAADEDLEQKVKVAFLLNFAKFTAWPEVFWPADRSDFILAIIGDDPFGLALKGVDQKQIYGKSIRLQYAGTPSADLENCQLVFVSKSEKDNLRGILSFTEGKPIVTVSDIEGFAAAGGIFEFKRKDDHLSFIINNSKARQSGIHINSSLLKLAIEVL; encoded by the coding sequence GTGGTGCGAGCAGCGGACGAAGATCTGGAGCAGAAGGTTAAGGTAGCTTTTTTACTGAACTTTGCCAAATTCACTGCCTGGCCGGAAGTATTCTGGCCTGCTGACCGCTCGGATTTTATTCTGGCAATCATCGGTGACGATCCCTTTGGTTTGGCCCTCAAGGGTGTAGATCAGAAACAGATCTACGGGAAATCCATCCGCTTGCAGTATGCCGGCACCCCATCTGCCGATCTAGAAAATTGCCAGCTTGTTTTTGTCAGCAAATCGGAAAAAGACAACTTACGGGGGATTCTCAGTTTTACTGAAGGTAAGCCAATTGTCACTGTTAGCGATATTGAGGGATTTGCTGCTGCCGGCGGCATTTTTGAATTTAAAAGAAAAGATGACCATCTCTCCTTTATCATTAACAACAGCAAGGCCAGGCAGAGTGGCATTCATATCAATTCATCGCTTCTTAAGCTTGCCATTGAGGTACTGTAA
- a CDS encoding response regulator, with protein MRNWFRHLPIRYKLHAIVLLSCTVALTLVMFASFCSQWFLVRKQLADEVRTLAMVIAESCSAGIAFEDRPALSTILKSLAAKPNVVSGMIYNAQGQLYAKYQGNGSSDVHETLPEGLKEKGYQFHGQHVEVLQPVILNNETIGFLFLTVSLTEINRNLMLLGSFMVVMLILGITSTLFFSRKMLEVIIHPIDKLSAIMNRISKEKKYDLRCHVDSKDELGLLAAGFNDMLAQIEQRDASLEDEVRKRTRDLLEAKESAEAANQAKSSFLANMSHEIRTPMNAIIGMTQLALENQQDPKQQKLLQTVKTSSDSLLGILNDILDFSKIEAGQLQLSHKPFLMKQFLETIISTMTVPANEKGLCLELVHDFDNKSVFVGDDLRLRQIFFNLIGNAIKFTTSGAVTVKVERLRDNLPGEGCCLLNCSVRDSGIGITPEQQERIFNVFEQADNSYVRKYGGTGLGLTISRQLTEMMGGRIWVESSPGLGSTFHFTVQLAEGTEDMIPPVKRVYDSGLQQLDGLSILVVDDNEVNRDLARMVLEVDHRVTIAGNGLEVLEVLAGQGDFDVIVMDVQMPGMDGLSATRIIRAIENGEALPFALDDGLVRRLAGKLFGQHIPVIAMTAHAMGGDQEMCLAAGMDDYLTKPFQPEQLISILFSLLDAGDIKGPHIAELSRLSAQEKYKPSRHLKNNPLPAASPAPASTSRSPATDSEVLEGLLRMVHLTREQAEQLLASSRRNITISLAKCELALREKRYQELEKLVHNLKGTLLQCGLSGWAELAQEICEQAGGEAPGNLAEQLAALRAGLTALLVDEQERTADAGPTEQTPAAWQRDGGETTMKGKILVMDDEALIRDIFVGLFEYLGYEADFAGNGEEGVKLYSKALQEKTPYWLVITDLQVTKGKGGCEMAKEIFAMDPAACILVSSGNSQDPVVLNYRDYGFKGVLNKPFSIEGLKSAIEGFHH; from the coding sequence ATGAGAAATTGGTTTCGCCATTTACCCATTCGCTACAAACTGCACGCCATTGTCCTGCTTTCCTGTACGGTTGCCTTGACTTTAGTGATGTTTGCCTCGTTTTGCAGCCAGTGGTTTCTCGTTCGCAAGCAGCTTGCCGACGAGGTACGCACCCTGGCCATGGTCATCGCCGAAAGCTGCAGCGCCGGTATTGCCTTTGAGGATAGGCCGGCCCTGTCAACGATCCTCAAGTCCTTGGCAGCTAAGCCGAATGTCGTTTCCGGGATGATTTACAACGCCCAGGGGCAACTATATGCCAAATATCAGGGGAATGGTTCATCGGATGTCCATGAAACGCTGCCGGAGGGTCTGAAGGAAAAAGGGTACCAGTTTCATGGTCAGCACGTCGAGGTGCTGCAACCCGTAATTTTGAATAACGAAACCATCGGTTTCCTGTTCCTCACGGTCAGTCTCACGGAAATCAATCGCAACCTCATGCTGCTCGGATCGTTTATGGTCGTCATGCTGATTCTCGGCATTACCAGCACCTTGTTTTTTTCCAGGAAAATGCTGGAGGTGATTATTCACCCCATCGACAAATTGTCGGCGATTATGAATCGTATCTCTAAGGAAAAGAAATATGACCTGCGTTGTCATGTCGACAGTAAGGATGAGTTGGGCTTGTTAGCGGCTGGATTCAACGATATGCTTGCCCAGATAGAGCAGCGCGATGCCTCCCTCGAAGATGAGGTGAGAAAACGTACCCGCGACCTTCTTGAGGCAAAAGAGTCGGCTGAGGCCGCCAACCAGGCCAAAAGTTCCTTTCTTGCCAACATGAGCCATGAGATCCGCACGCCGATGAATGCGATCATCGGCATGACGCAGCTGGCTCTTGAAAATCAGCAGGACCCCAAACAACAGAAGCTGCTGCAGACGGTTAAAACTTCCTCCGACAGCTTGCTCGGCATTCTCAACGATATCCTTGATTTTTCAAAGATTGAGGCCGGGCAGCTGCAATTGAGCCATAAACCCTTTCTGATGAAGCAGTTCCTCGAAACGATCATCTCAACCATGACAGTACCAGCGAACGAGAAGGGCTTGTGCCTTGAGCTGGTGCATGATTTCGATAACAAGTCGGTTTTCGTCGGCGATGATCTTCGCTTGCGGCAGATCTTTTTCAATCTGATCGGCAACGCCATCAAGTTCACCACGAGCGGCGCGGTCACCGTAAAGGTCGAACGGCTGCGGGACAACCTCCCTGGGGAAGGGTGTTGCCTGCTCAATTGCAGCGTTCGAGACAGCGGGATCGGAATAACCCCGGAGCAGCAGGAGCGGATCTTCAACGTCTTTGAGCAGGCGGACAACTCCTACGTTCGCAAATATGGCGGCACCGGTTTGGGTTTGACCATCAGCAGACAGCTGACCGAGATGATGGGGGGGAGGATCTGGGTCGAGAGTTCTCCGGGGCTTGGCAGTACCTTTCATTTCACCGTTCAGCTGGCGGAGGGGACGGAAGACATGATCCCGCCGGTCAAGAGAGTATACGATTCGGGATTGCAGCAGCTCGACGGCCTCTCCATACTCGTGGTCGATGACAATGAAGTGAACCGTGATCTCGCCAGGATGGTGCTGGAGGTCGACCACCGGGTTACCATCGCCGGGAACGGGCTGGAGGTCCTTGAAGTTTTGGCGGGGCAAGGGGATTTTGATGTTATCGTCATGGACGTACAGATGCCGGGAATGGATGGCTTGTCGGCCACGAGAATCATTCGCGCCATTGAAAACGGCGAGGCACTCCCTTTTGCCCTGGACGATGGCCTGGTACGGCGTCTCGCTGGAAAGCTGTTTGGACAACATATCCCGGTAATTGCCATGACCGCCCATGCCATGGGCGGCGATCAGGAGATGTGTCTCGCGGCCGGTATGGATGATTATTTAACAAAACCTTTTCAGCCCGAACAACTGATCAGCATTTTGTTCAGCCTCCTCGACGCTGGCGATATCAAAGGGCCGCATATAGCTGAGTTGAGCCGTTTGTCTGCTCAAGAGAAATATAAGCCCTCGCGGCATCTAAAGAACAATCCGCTGCCGGCCGCATCACCTGCTCCTGCTTCGACCTCAAGAAGTCCGGCAACGGACAGCGAGGTGTTGGAAGGTCTTCTGCGTATGGTGCACCTCACCAGGGAACAGGCCGAGCAGCTGTTGGCGTCCTCCCGCAGGAATATCACGATATCGCTAGCAAAATGCGAACTCGCCTTGCGAGAAAAAAGATACCAGGAGTTGGAAAAACTGGTGCACAACCTGAAAGGGACCTTGCTGCAATGCGGTCTTTCGGGTTGGGCGGAATTGGCGCAGGAGATCTGTGAACAGGCGGGCGGCGAGGCCCCCGGCAACCTCGCTGAACAACTGGCGGCATTGCGGGCTGGATTGACTGCCCTGCTCGTCGATGAGCAGGAAAGAACCGCGGATGCCGGGCCGACGGAACAAACACCTGCGGCTTGGCAACGTGACGGTGGAGAGACAACGATGAAAGGTAAAATCCTCGTGATGGACGACGAGGCGTTAATCAGGGATATTTTTGTCGGTTTATTTGAATATCTTGGCTATGAAGCTGATTTTGCAGGCAATGGTGAAGAAGGCGTGAAGCTCTATAGCAAGGCCTTGCAGGAAAAAACACCCTATTGGCTGGTTATCACCGATCTGCAGGTGACCAAGGGGAAGGGGGGCTGTGAGATGGCCAAGGAGATCTTCGCCATGGATCCCGCCGCCTGTATCCTGGTTTCCAGCGGCAACTCGCAGGATCCGGTGGTACTCAATTACCGGGACTACGGTTTTAAGGGCGTACTGAATAAGCCGTTCTCAATCGAGGGACTGAAGTCGGCTATCGAGGGTTTCCATCACTGA
- a CDS encoding DUF2868 domain-containing protein: MKTTWNYQDIINLEYFFHRDKDGEETDLHRRDRQIFLDHQQQTAAKERLSRREILRLWLHARIAEEFPGPERKSPGALLGDTLRLAKGLAIVLGILLGAGTGLTFFTYTGTTPVNVFHFLLFFVLSQLLLAGLVFATCLLRLLVPAMSPPSFYSLLFKRAVGRLAGVLHRSWLQGLDADKRTSIVYALDTFRTGNAVYGALFYWPLFGLVQLFAIFCNIGLLAATMLKIATSDLAFGWQSTLQISSDMLHRGVQLAALPWSWFVPKSSSYPSLAEIEGSRIILKDGLHHLATGDLVAWWPFLVLCLVFYGLLLRLAFAVLGRLLEEHALARLDLGTASCLNPIRRMRTPLVTTQAAPEPDRPAAQATGGGRDQAPEQGLQLLPQIVLVPDDIFGLCPTDKLTPLLQERGFAIVSVQKFMTGYDEDEELKDNLALQCRNPQVGLFILMEGWMPPLVAFLTYLRELREVLPEKTMIHLGLVGRPVLLGFAPLAPQDLAIWRKKLAAARDPYLQILSLLP, from the coding sequence ATGAAAACGACCTGGAATTATCAAGACATCATTAATCTCGAATACTTCTTCCACCGGGACAAGGATGGCGAGGAGACCGATTTGCACCGCCGGGACCGGCAGATCTTCCTCGACCATCAGCAGCAGACCGCCGCCAAGGAGCGGCTTTCCCGCCGGGAGATACTCCGTCTGTGGCTGCATGCCCGTATTGCCGAGGAGTTTCCCGGCCCGGAACGGAAAAGCCCCGGCGCCCTGCTGGGCGATACCCTCCGCCTTGCCAAAGGCCTGGCGATTGTTCTGGGAATCCTGCTTGGCGCCGGTACCGGGCTGACCTTCTTCACCTACACCGGAACGACGCCGGTCAATGTCTTTCACTTTCTTCTTTTTTTTGTTCTGTCCCAGCTGCTTCTGGCCGGCCTGGTCTTTGCCACCTGCCTGCTGCGCCTCCTTGTTCCGGCGATGAGCCCGCCGTCCTTTTACTCCCTGCTGTTTAAAAGAGCGGTCGGCCGGCTGGCCGGTGTCCTGCACCGGTCCTGGCTGCAAGGCCTTGACGCCGACAAACGGACCTCGATCGTCTATGCCCTGGACACCTTTCGCACCGGCAATGCCGTCTACGGCGCGCTGTTTTACTGGCCGCTGTTCGGACTGGTGCAGCTCTTTGCCATCTTCTGCAATATTGGCCTGCTGGCGGCAACCATGCTGAAGATCGCCACCAGCGACCTGGCCTTTGGCTGGCAATCGACCCTGCAGATCAGCAGCGACATGCTGCACCGGGGAGTGCAGCTTGCCGCCCTGCCCTGGTCGTGGTTTGTCCCGAAATCTAGCAGCTACCCGTCACTTGCCGAAATTGAGGGCAGCCGGATCATCTTGAAAGACGGCCTGCACCACCTGGCAACCGGCGACCTTGTCGCCTGGTGGCCCTTTCTCGTCCTCTGTCTGGTTTTTTATGGCCTGCTGCTGCGCCTGGCCTTTGCGGTGCTCGGCAGGCTCCTTGAAGAACACGCTTTGGCCCGCCTGGACCTGGGCACCGCCTCCTGCCTCAACCCGATCCGCCGCATGCGCACCCCTCTCGTCACCACCCAAGCGGCCCCGGAGCCGGACCGGCCTGCGGCCCAGGCGACGGGTGGTGGCCGGGACCAAGCCCCGGAGCAAGGGCTCCAGCTCCTACCGCAGATCGTGCTGGTGCCGGATGACATCTTTGGCCTCTGCCCGACCGACAAGCTCACCCCGCTCCTGCAAGAACGCGGCTTTGCCATAGTCAGTGTGCAAAAATTCATGACCGGTTATGATGAGGATGAAGAGCTGAAGGACAACCTCGCCCTGCAGTGCCGCAATCCGCAGGTCGGCCTCTTCATCCTCATGGAGGGCTGGATGCCGCCGCTGGTCGCCTTTCTCACCTACCTGCGGGAGCTGCGCGAGGTCCTGCCGGAGAAGACCATGATCCACCTCGGCCTGGTGGGCCGGCCGGTGCTGCTCGGCTTTGCCCCACTTGCCCCGCAGGACCTGGCAATCTGGCGGAAAAAGCTGGCGGCGGCGCGAGACCCCTACCTGCAGATTCTTTCCCTCCTCCCCTGA
- a CDS encoding plasmid pRiA4b ORF-3 family protein, with translation MAQVINGLFPKTSAKEAKKDEKPVASYVLHISIAFSDPLIWRRIQVPGEFTLAQLHEVIQKSMGWSGDHVHQFLVGKICYEPTLNPAALREAKRFDEHRYKLHTLEDDMGFLFTYLYSAGEGWEHLIDLEEVVPPTRELKYPVIMAGEGACPPENVADIHEYQALLATRTNPGSKNHDKLYQLTGRPDFDPDFFDLEAAKKRLCPPSRANGRR, from the coding sequence ATGGCACAGGTGATCAATGGGCTCTTCCCAAAGACCTCTGCAAAGGAAGCTAAAAAAGACGAAAAACCGGTTGCCAGCTACGTCCTCCATATCTCCATCGCCTTTTCCGATCCGCTGATCTGGCGGCGCATCCAGGTGCCCGGTGAATTTACCCTGGCGCAGCTGCACGAGGTCATCCAGAAAAGCATGGGCTGGAGCGGCGACCATGTGCACCAGTTTCTGGTCGGCAAGATCTGCTATGAACCAACTCTGAATCCTGCTGCCTTGCGTGAGGCAAAGCGTTTTGATGAGCACCGGTATAAACTCCACACCCTGGAGGACGACATGGGCTTTCTGTTTACCTACCTTTACAGTGCCGGTGAGGGCTGGGAGCACCTGATCGACCTGGAAGAGGTCGTGCCGCCGACCAGGGAACTGAAATACCCGGTTATCATGGCCGGGGAAGGCGCCTGCCCGCCGGAAAACGTCGCTGATATCCACGAATACCAAGCCCTCCTCGCCACCCGGACAAATCCCGGTAGCAAAAACCATGACAAGCTGTACCAGCTGACCGGCCGTCCCGATTTCGACCCGGACTTTTTTGACTTGGAAGCGGCCAAGAAACGGCTTTGTCCACCCTCCCGGGCCAACGGCCGCAGGTAA
- a CDS encoding TonB-dependent receptor, with product MSQSGLRIVMAMMPVVLGLGCLGNIYAASGESNEYLDLDITQLMNIKVTSVAKKEQSLADAAAAVFVITQEDIRRSGVTTIPDALAMAPGLQVAKISASKWSVSSRGFAGYTSNKLLVLIDGRSVYSPAYSGTFWDAQNTLLEDIDRIEVIRGPGGTLWGANAVNGVINIITKKADQTQGGLARLGAGNQEPFMFGSRYGGKISDTAYGRAYLTYNDHGENVLKSSDTDAGDQWQSAQGGFRMDGKPNDGKEWTLQGDLYKNTGDQTFSPFWISQPPFMTTLYDEVNNKGGNLLGRYRQEIDSESAVALKVYYDNNERDDAVFKLAFNTFDIDLQYETKWGQRQNLMMGTGYRVVQGDFDQSFQVSLPDRTDHLYSAFLQDEINLLANTLWLTLGSKYEHNGYTGSEWQPSARLLLKPAEQHSLWTSVARAVRTPSIVERYGRVTMGVFPTAMGIGTVTFTGNPDFESEILYAYEAGYRWQARDNLSFDVAVFYNDYEEIYTAMPQPSPTGYDYVFVNAVSGTGQGIEVAVDWKATSRLSFVLTYSYLELDLTEDASIPREAGSYLLNDSSPRHQGSMRSSLSLAENWQVNLWLRYVDSIQGLNRADQASAGPAEIDAYLITDLNLIWTPRKDLEVMLAGQNLTKGQSFQYISEYSTPATEIERGVYCKLTWRF from the coding sequence ATGAGTCAAAGTGGATTGAGGATCGTTATGGCGATGATGCCCGTGGTTCTGGGGCTTGGCTGTTTGGGTAACATTTATGCCGCAAGCGGCGAAAGCAATGAATATCTGGATCTGGATATTACTCAGTTGATGAACATCAAAGTGACTTCGGTGGCGAAAAAGGAGCAGTCGCTGGCCGATGCTGCCGCTGCCGTTTTCGTCATCACCCAGGAGGATATCCGCCGGTCAGGGGTGACTACCATTCCCGATGCCTTGGCCATGGCCCCGGGATTGCAGGTTGCCAAGATCAGCGCCTCGAAGTGGTCGGTTTCCTCGCGCGGCTTTGCCGGGTATACCTCGAATAAGCTGCTGGTTTTGATCGATGGCCGCTCGGTCTACTCACCGGCGTATAGCGGCACCTTCTGGGACGCACAGAATACCCTGCTGGAGGATATTGACCGGATCGAGGTTATCCGTGGCCCGGGCGGCACCCTCTGGGGTGCTAATGCGGTGAATGGTGTCATAAATATCATCACCAAAAAGGCTGATCAGACCCAGGGTGGTCTGGCCAGGCTCGGCGCGGGCAATCAGGAACCCTTTATGTTCGGATCCCGTTACGGCGGCAAAATCAGCGACACGGCGTACGGGCGTGCCTATTTGACCTACAATGATCATGGCGAAAATGTCCTGAAGAGCAGTGATACCGACGCAGGGGACCAATGGCAGTCCGCTCAGGGGGGATTTCGCATGGACGGCAAGCCAAACGACGGCAAGGAATGGACCCTCCAGGGTGATCTCTACAAAAACACCGGCGACCAGACCTTCTCGCCTTTCTGGATCAGCCAGCCGCCTTTTATGACGACCCTCTACGATGAGGTCAACAATAAAGGCGGAAATCTGCTAGGCCGGTATCGTCAGGAAATCGACTCGGAGAGTGCTGTTGCCTTGAAGGTTTATTACGATAACAATGAGCGCGATGACGCTGTATTCAAGCTCGCCTTCAATACCTTTGATATCGATCTGCAGTATGAAACCAAATGGGGGCAACGGCAGAATTTGATGATGGGGACGGGCTATCGTGTTGTTCAAGGTGATTTCGATCAGAGCTTTCAGGTGTCTCTCCCCGACCGAACCGATCATCTGTACAGCGCCTTTCTCCAGGATGAAATCAACCTGCTGGCCAATACCCTGTGGTTGACTCTTGGCAGTAAATACGAACATAACGGCTACACCGGCAGTGAATGGCAGCCTAGCGCCAGGCTGCTGTTGAAGCCGGCGGAGCAGCACTCCCTGTGGACCTCGGTTGCCCGGGCAGTACGGACGCCGTCCATCGTTGAGCGATACGGACGGGTCACCATGGGGGTTTTCCCGACAGCCATGGGCATTGGCACAGTCACCTTCACCGGCAACCCGGATTTCGAATCGGAAATCCTCTATGCCTATGAGGCTGGTTACCGCTGGCAGGCGCGCGACAACCTGTCCTTTGATGTGGCGGTTTTCTATAATGATTACGAAGAAATATATACTGCTATGCCGCAGCCGTCGCCGACCGGCTACGATTATGTATTCGTCAATGCGGTCAGTGGTACCGGGCAGGGGATTGAGGTGGCGGTCGATTGGAAGGCAACATCGCGGTTATCTTTCGTGCTTACCTATTCCTATCTCGAACTGGACTTGACTGAAGACGCCAGCATTCCGCGCGAGGCCGGCAGCTACCTGTTAAACGATTCGAGTCCACGGCACCAGGGCTCAATGCGTTCCTCACTGTCCCTTGCCGAGAATTGGCAGGTGAACCTTTGGCTTCGCTATGTCGACAGCATACAGGGCCTCAACAGGGCCGATCAGGCATCTGCAGGGCCGGCTGAAATAGATGCGTACCTGATAACTGATCTCAACCTTATCTGGACACCGCGCAAGGATCTTGAGGTCATGCTCGCCGGTCAGAATCTGACAAAGGGTCAAAGCTTTCAATATATCTCCGAGTATTCAACACCGGCAACCGAGATCGAGCGCGGTGTCTATTGCAAGCTGACCTGGCGTTTTTAG
- a CDS encoding DUF3482 domain-containing protein, with translation MIPEFAILGHPNEGKSSVLSTLAEDDSVRISPIPGETTECRSFPVVIDGREVLRFTDTPGFQNPGRVLVELKKRVKGGDDNPLRQFREYAEGVPELHDDRELLGPVERGAGIIYVVDGSRPVRNVDKAEMEILRLTGKPRMAVINCKDQSDEFLEDWKTEFRKNFNSNRVFNAHRATYAERLLLLEALKSIDQDWHRPLSLVVDAFRKDWAARNDTAVEIITGLLTDSLGLQLSENIGAGSDAQSCRDRLFTIYSDTLVQKEKIAHQRIRSLFKHNIFQYELPPHSVLHADLFDERTWQLLGLTKKQVVIAGGLSGAAIGAGLEMATLGHSLGIFTVAGTVAGALGALFGGETFSGRAEFMGIPLGGEVVQVGPARSIDLLFVLLNRSLLYYRHTINWAHGRRDYAKALQPVLQTTPRQAFTDRWPTGNIKICQEFFKSISKKDDDSAARRFRDLLRSTLQEISEE, from the coding sequence ATGATACCGGAATTCGCCATACTCGGACACCCCAACGAAGGCAAATCATCGGTGCTCTCCACCCTGGCCGAAGACGACTCGGTGCGCATCAGCCCCATCCCCGGCGAGACCACCGAATGCCGGTCTTTCCCAGTAGTTATCGATGGCCGCGAGGTGCTGCGTTTCACCGATACCCCTGGTTTTCAGAACCCGGGCCGGGTCCTGGTCGAGCTGAAGAAGCGGGTTAAAGGAGGAGACGACAACCCCTTGCGGCAGTTTCGTGAATATGCCGAGGGGGTCCCGGAACTGCACGACGACCGGGAACTCCTCGGCCCGGTCGAACGCGGGGCGGGGATCATCTACGTGGTCGATGGCTCGCGGCCGGTGCGCAATGTTGACAAGGCGGAGATGGAGATCCTCCGGCTCACTGGCAAGCCGCGGATGGCGGTCATCAACTGCAAGGACCAAAGCGACGAATTCCTGGAGGATTGGAAAACCGAATTCCGCAAGAATTTCAACAGCAACCGGGTATTCAACGCCCACCGGGCCACCTACGCCGAACGCCTCCTCCTTCTGGAGGCACTGAAGTCAATCGATCAGGACTGGCACCGCCCGCTGTCGCTGGTGGTGGACGCCTTTCGCAAGGATTGGGCGGCGCGCAACGACACGGCGGTCGAGATTATTACCGGCCTTCTGACCGACAGCCTCGGCCTGCAGCTCAGCGAGAATATCGGCGCAGGCAGTGATGCCCAGTCCTGCCGGGACCGGTTGTTCACCATCTACAGCGACACCCTGGTGCAGAAGGAAAAAATCGCCCACCAGCGGATTCGCAGCCTCTTTAAACACAATATCTTCCAGTATGAGCTGCCGCCGCACTCGGTGCTGCATGCCGACCTTTTCGACGAGCGGACCTGGCAGCTCCTCGGCCTCACCAAGAAGCAGGTGGTGATCGCCGGCGGCCTGAGCGGCGCTGCCATCGGCGCCGGCCTGGAAATGGCGACCCTTGGCCACAGTCTGGGCATCTTCACGGTGGCCGGCACCGTCGCCGGGGCCCTTGGCGCCCTGTTCGGCGGCGAGACCTTCTCCGGCCGCGCCGAGTTCATGGGCATTCCGCTTGGCGGCGAGGTGGTACAGGTCGGCCCGGCCAGGTCCATCGACCTGCTCTTTGTCCTCCTCAACCGGTCGCTGCTCTATTACCGCCACACCATCAATTGGGCGCACGGCCGCAGGGACTATGCCAAGGCCCTGCAACCGGTCCTCCAGACGACGCCCCGACAGGCCTTCACCGACCGCTGGCCTACCGGCAACATTAAGATATGCCAAGAATTTTTCAAATCAATCAGCAAAAAAGACGACGACAGCGCAGCCAGGCGATTTAGAGATTTGCTGCGCTCCACCTTGCAGGAGATATCCGAGGAGTAA
- a CDS encoding diadenylate cyclase, producing MNKIAFILREFLTWQAMLDIALIAIGLFFLYRTLVRLGTWKILLGIFAALMVFTLANILNLEGIEWIFQNLSHVAVIAMIVIFQPELRKLLEKVASLQQKKTLSVDDSLVQMVAMSLWQLAKLKRGAIIVYPGKEPMQEKLSGGHKLAAEPSLPLIMSIFDPNSPGHDGAMIIEENRLTTFGVRLPMSQTSRLPEEYGTRHHAAMGLAEQTDALVLVVSEERGVVSSFRNGVMKALGSVEEIAEEIKNHNIQENFLDIERLALLDRNTFVPMLASLLVAAIFWTSLMIVNRQVVTRTLSLPLEYSQPAENLLLVGDKAEEVRVQLAGPKSEIDSFVLSQPTMKVDLSNMVEGKQTILLTGENLQLSPKLSFLDSSPAQIEVHLAVMVKRSVQVIPQLVGTLPPNLKLKQAKVLPKEVQVMMPPPKRGDKPLTLSTTPVYLNAIEEDTRLFCKIIAPPSVHPAVKPWQEVVVIIEVADSGK from the coding sequence ATGAACAAGATAGCCTTTATCCTCCGCGAATTTCTCACCTGGCAGGCGATGCTCGATATCGCCCTCATTGCCATCGGCCTGTTTTTTCTGTACCGGACCCTGGTGCGTCTCGGCACCTGGAAGATCCTCCTGGGGATCTTCGCCGCGCTCATGGTGTTCACCCTGGCCAATATTCTCAATCTGGAGGGCATAGAGTGGATCTTCCAGAACCTCAGTCATGTTGCGGTCATCGCCATGATCGTCATCTTCCAGCCGGAACTGCGCAAGCTCCTAGAAAAGGTCGCCTCACTGCAGCAGAAAAAGACCCTCTCGGTTGACGACAGCCTGGTGCAGATGGTTGCCATGAGCCTGTGGCAGCTGGCCAAACTAAAGCGGGGGGCGATAATCGTCTATCCCGGCAAGGAACCGATGCAGGAAAAGTTGTCCGGCGGCCACAAACTGGCGGCGGAACCGAGCCTGCCGCTCATCATGAGCATTTTCGACCCCAACTCCCCCGGCCATGACGGGGCAATGATCATCGAGGAAAATCGCCTGACCACCTTCGGCGTCCGTCTGCCGATGTCGCAGACCTCCCGGCTGCCGGAGGAGTACGGAACCCGGCACCACGCCGCCATGGGGCTTGCCGAGCAGACCGACGCCCTGGTCCTGGTGGTGTCGGAGGAGCGAGGCGTCGTTTCGTCTTTTCGCAATGGCGTCATGAAGGCCCTAGGCTCGGTTGAGGAAATCGCTGAGGAAATCAAAAACCACAATATCCAGGAAAACTTTCTCGATATCGAGCGGCTTGCCCTGCTCGACCGCAATACCTTCGTCCCCATGCTGGCCAGCCTGCTGGTCGCCGCGATCTTCTGGACTTCCTTGATGATCGTCAATCGCCAGGTGGTAACAAGAACCCTGTCCCTGCCCCTTGAATACAGCCAGCCCGCCGAAAATCTTCTGCTGGTCGGCGACAAGGCCGAAGAGGTCCGGGTGCAACTGGCCGGCCCGAAGTCGGAGATCGACAGCTTTGTCCTTTCCCAGCCGACAATGAAGGTCGACCTGTCGAACATGGTTGAGGGCAAGCAGACTATCCTCCTCACCGGGGAAAACCTGCAGTTATCGCCGAAGCTGTCCTTCCTCGACAGCAGCCCGGCCCAGATCGAAGTGCATCTCGCGGTCATGGTAAAACGGTCGGTACAGGTCATCCCGCAGCTGGTGGGCACCCTCCCACCCAACCTGAAACTCAAGCAGGCAAAGGTTCTCCCCAAAGAGGTGCAGGTGATGATGCCGCCGCCGAAACGCGGCGACAAGCCATTGACCCTGTCCACCACCCCGGTCTACCTCAACGCCATAGAGGAAGACACCCGGCTCTTCTGCAAGATCATCGCCCCGCCTTCTGTCCACCCTGCCGTCAAACCGTGGCAGGAGGTTGTGGTAATCATCGAAGTAGCCGATTCGGGAAAATAA